From a single Alkalihalophilus pseudofirmus genomic region:
- a CDS encoding ATP-dependent helicase produces MKTALYKQKVIQLSSIERSQWQQMYNASIRQELTCMHCGEPLRINIGIHEAPFFIHPPTSLDCLKEVAAYEREAQKKQSDRTETASLNGFKMPVRREISSSGNESSATDQWKPPEPIKAIPTFTAHHKSGYEEYTGYRAILKEQGILLDDQQWNAATTTEGPLLILAGAGSGKTRVLTTRAAYMLTEKNYSPKQMILVTFTAKAAKEMKERMTIYPGVTKGALQQLVVGTFHSIFYRMLMHYDFEKWNSQHLLKWDWQKDQMLKEAGREIDLDEKEFAYDQALTQISWWKNHMQNPNEIKPKDIWEERAAYLYKRYEQMRTSKRLFDFDDMLLGCYDLLTTNQALLERYQERFAYVSIDEFQDINKVQVELITLLTETKRNLCVVGDDDQSIYAFRGSNPDYILNFKSDYPEAKVCVLDQNYRSTHPIVESANNVITTNKTRFNKQLHAQHTDENAPVLFFPYDEEEEATMIVNDIKSRIKNGAEPSDFAVLFRTNVTSRALFERMVTSSLPFSIESDGDSFYRRKAVRKVLAYLQLCINPDNGQAIQDLIGALFLKQQVIQDLKALTITEDCTFVEALTHLSGLPNFQQKKLQKLPEQFKQIKKKTPVEAIAFIEQEMGLKDYLKKQGNEGNKLDRGSDDVRDLKVAARQHETIEAFIQHVDHMIAKQEEARKMPAEKTAVQLLTIHRAKGLEYKHVYILGANEGSLPHDYALDAWREGDDKPLEEERRLMYVAMTRAKNTLAISVPTMRRGKRAHPSRFVREVKKMARTQSKHKIPSLIGGKR; encoded by the coding sequence GTGAAAACAGCCTTATATAAACAAAAAGTCATTCAGCTGTCTTCAATCGAACGCAGCCAATGGCAACAAATGTATAATGCTAGTATTCGACAAGAACTAACTTGTATGCATTGCGGGGAGCCTTTGCGCATCAACATCGGCATTCATGAGGCACCCTTTTTTATTCACCCGCCTACTTCTCTTGATTGTCTTAAAGAAGTAGCAGCCTATGAGCGAGAGGCTCAAAAAAAACAAAGCGATCGTACAGAAACAGCTTCTCTCAACGGTTTTAAAATGCCTGTCAGAAGAGAGATCTCTTCTTCTGGCAATGAATCATCTGCAACAGACCAGTGGAAACCGCCAGAACCAATAAAAGCCATTCCTACTTTCACTGCTCACCATAAGAGCGGCTATGAAGAATACACAGGTTACAGAGCGATCCTTAAAGAACAAGGTATTTTATTAGATGATCAGCAATGGAATGCTGCTACTACAACGGAAGGACCGCTGCTTATTTTAGCCGGAGCAGGAAGCGGTAAAACCAGAGTACTAACAACTAGAGCTGCCTATATGCTTACAGAGAAAAATTATTCACCAAAACAAATGATATTAGTCACTTTTACAGCAAAAGCAGCAAAAGAAATGAAAGAAAGAATGACAATTTATCCTGGGGTCACAAAAGGTGCCCTTCAACAGTTAGTAGTTGGAACCTTTCATAGCATCTTTTACAGAATGCTCATGCATTATGACTTTGAAAAATGGAACAGCCAGCATTTATTAAAATGGGATTGGCAAAAAGACCAGATGTTAAAAGAGGCTGGCCGAGAGATCGACTTAGATGAAAAGGAATTTGCATATGACCAGGCACTAACTCAGATAAGCTGGTGGAAAAATCATATGCAAAACCCCAACGAAATTAAGCCTAAAGATATATGGGAAGAGCGCGCGGCTTACTTATATAAGCGTTATGAACAAATGCGGACCAGTAAACGTTTGTTTGATTTTGATGATATGCTGTTAGGCTGCTATGATCTCTTAACAACAAATCAAGCATTGCTTGAACGCTACCAAGAACGCTTTGCCTATGTCTCTATTGATGAGTTCCAAGACATTAATAAGGTGCAGGTTGAATTAATTACTTTACTTACAGAAACTAAGCGGAACCTTTGTGTGGTAGGAGATGATGATCAATCAATCTATGCCTTTCGCGGGAGCAATCCTGATTATATTCTCAATTTCAAAAGCGATTACCCTGAAGCAAAAGTATGTGTTCTCGATCAAAATTACCGTTCTACCCATCCCATTGTTGAATCAGCTAATAATGTCATTACAACTAATAAAACTCGCTTTAATAAACAGCTCCATGCCCAGCACACCGATGAAAATGCACCTGTTCTCTTTTTCCCTTATGACGAGGAAGAGGAAGCAACAATGATCGTGAATGATATTAAAAGCAGAATAAAAAATGGCGCCGAGCCAAGTGATTTTGCTGTGTTGTTTCGAACAAATGTGACGTCACGCGCTTTATTTGAACGAATGGTAACTTCAAGCCTGCCATTTTCTATCGAAAGTGACGGGGATTCATTTTACCGTAGAAAAGCAGTTCGTAAAGTTCTCGCCTACTTGCAGTTGTGCATCAATCCTGATAACGGACAGGCTATACAAGACCTAATTGGAGCTCTATTTTTAAAGCAGCAAGTCATTCAAGATTTGAAAGCTCTCACAATTACGGAAGATTGTACGTTTGTAGAGGCACTTACTCACTTAAGCGGTCTGCCTAACTTTCAACAAAAGAAGCTGCAAAAACTTCCTGAACAATTTAAACAAATCAAAAAGAAGACACCCGTTGAGGCCATTGCCTTTATAGAACAAGAAATGGGCTTGAAGGATTATCTCAAAAAGCAAGGAAATGAAGGAAATAAACTCGATCGCGGGTCAGATGATGTACGTGATTTAAAAGTGGCGGCTAGACAACATGAAACGATAGAAGCTTTTATTCAACATGTTGATCATATGATTGCCAAACAAGAGGAAGCTAGAAAGATGCCAGCCGAAAAAACGGCTGTTCAATTATTAACGATTCACCGTGCGAAAGGACTGGAATATAAACATGTTTATATCCTAGGTGCAAATGAAGGTTCGCTTCCCCATGATTACGCATTAGATGCTTGGCGTGAAGGTGATGACAAACCTCTCGAAGAAGAACGGCGTTTAATGTATGTAGCTATGACGAGAGCTAAAAATACTCTAGCCATATCTGTACCGACTATGAGACGCGGTAAAAGAGCTCATCCATCAAGGTTTGTAAGAGAAGTGAAGAAGATGGCTCGTACCCAATCGAAACATAAGATTCCTTCTTTAATTGGAGGTAAGAGATGA
- a CDS encoding HD domain-containing protein — protein sequence MNKGIIEKTEKWVKAQLINEESGHDWYHILRVTRTAQQIAKEEHANDEIVTLAALVHDLADDKVAQNEKEALKNIDEWFKENGLGDEAIAQIISIITTISFKGGNGQPVSTLEGKIVQDADRLDALGAIGIARTFVYSGHKGQPMYDPELPVRNEMSIEEYRHGKSSAVHHFYEKLLKLKDQMNTTTGMKLAARRHAFMETYLEQFYQEWNGR from the coding sequence ATGAATAAAGGGATTATAGAAAAAACGGAAAAATGGGTAAAAGCTCAATTGATTAACGAAGAATCAGGCCATGATTGGTATCACATTTTACGTGTGACAAGAACTGCTCAGCAAATTGCTAAAGAAGAACACGCTAACGATGAGATCGTCACTCTGGCTGCATTGGTACATGATTTAGCTGATGATAAAGTTGCTCAAAACGAAAAAGAGGCTTTAAAGAACATAGACGAGTGGTTTAAAGAGAATGGTTTAGGTGATGAGGCGATCGCACAAATTATCTCTATCATAACCACGATATCCTTTAAAGGAGGCAATGGGCAGCCAGTCTCCACTTTAGAAGGAAAAATCGTGCAGGATGCAGACCGTTTAGATGCACTAGGTGCGATTGGTATTGCTCGCACGTTTGTGTATTCAGGACATAAAGGACAGCCTATGTATGACCCTGAATTACCTGTTAGAAATGAAATGTCTATAGAGGAATATCGACACGGGAAATCATCGGCTGTACACCATTTTTATGAGAAACTTCTAAAGCTGAAAGATCAAATGAACACCACAACTGGCATGAAATTAGCTGCTCGGCGTCATGCCTTTATGGAAACATACCTTGAACAGTTTTACCAAGAATGGAACGGCCGATAA
- a CDS encoding DUF1360 domain-containing protein produces the protein MENYIVSLFEFFLLSFAVFRFTHLIVLDEITDFMRRPFTAVVEEIDENGEVYQYIEGKGSGIQKWIGNLLNCYWCFGVWASILLYAGFVLFPVIFTPVIYVLAIAGVAALIETFVKQMT, from the coding sequence TAGTATCATTATTTGAATTTTTTTTACTTTCTTTTGCTGTCTTCAGGTTTACTCATTTAATCGTATTGGATGAAATTACAGACTTTATGAGAAGACCTTTTACGGCAGTGGTAGAAGAGATAGATGAAAACGGGGAAGTCTATCAATATATTGAAGGTAAAGGCAGCGGTATACAAAAATGGATTGGAAACTTATTAAATTGTTATTGGTGCTTTGGGGTTTGGGCGTCCATTTTGTTATATGCAGGTTTTGTTTTGTTTCCGGTCATTTTCACTCCCGTTATATATGTTTTAGCTATAGCAGGAGTGGCTGCACTTATTGAAACCTTCGTTAAACAAATGACCTAA